A genomic window from Motacilla alba alba isolate MOTALB_02 chromosome 6, Motacilla_alba_V1.0_pri, whole genome shotgun sequence includes:
- the CTBP2 gene encoding C-terminal-binding protein 2 isoform X2: MALVDKHKVKRQRLDRICEGIRPQIMNGPMHPRPLVALLDGRDCTVEMPILKDLATVAFCDAQSTQEIHEKVLNEAVGAMMYHTITLTREDLEKFKALRVIVRIGSGYDNIDIKAAGELGIAVCNIPSAAVEETADSTVCHVLNLYRRNTWLYQALREGTRVQSVEQIREVASGAARIRGETLGLIGFGRTAQAVAVRAKAFGFNVIFYDPYLQDGIERSLGVQRVYTLQDLLYQSDCVSLHCNLNEHNHHLINDFTIKQMRQGAFLVNTARGGLVDEKALTQALKEGRIRGAALDVHESEPFSFAQGPLKDAPNLICTPHTAWYSEQASLEMREAAATEIRRAITGRIPESLRNCVNKEFFVTTAPWSVIDQQAIHPELNGATYRYPPGMVSVAPGGIPAAMEGIIPGGIPVTHNLPTVAHPSQAPSPNQPTKHGDNREHPNEQ; the protein is encoded by the exons GTATCCGCCCGCAGATCATGAACGGCCCCATGCACCCCCGGCCCCTGGTGGCGCTCCTGGATGGCAGGGACTGCACCGTGGAGATGCCCATCCTGAAGGACCTGGCCACCGTGGCCTTCTGTGACGCACAATCAACTCAGGAGATTCACGAGAAG GTGTTGAATGAAGCTGTGGGGGCCATGATGTACCACACCATCACCCTGACCCGGGAGGACCTGGAGAAGTTCAAGGCCTTGCGGGTCATCGTCCGAATAGGCAGCGGCTACGACAACATCGACATCAAAGCCGCCGGGGAGCTCG GGATCGCCGTCTGCAACATCCCCTCGGCGGCCGTGGAGGAGACGGCCGACTCCACCGTGTGCCACGTGCTCAACCTGTACCGGCGGAACACGTGGCTGTACCAGGCGCTGCGCGAGGGCACGCGGGTGCAGAGCGTGGAGCAGATCCGCGAGGTGGCCTCGGGAGCCGCCCGCATCCGCGGAGAGACGCTCGGCCTCATCGGCTTCG GTCGCACTGCGCAGGCGGTCGCGGTCCGAGCCAAGGCCTTTGGCTTCAACGTGATCTTCTATGACCCGTACCTGCAGGACGGCATCGAGCGCTCCCTGGGCGTCCAGCGGGTCTACACCCTGCAGGACCTGCTCTACCAGAGCGACTGCGTCTCCTTGCACTGCAACCTCAACGAACACAACCACCACCTTATCAACGACTTCACGATTAAGCAG ATGAGGCAGGGGGCGTTCCTGGTGAACACGGCCCGCGGGGGGCTGGTGGACGAGAAGGCCTTAACCCAAGCCCTGAAGGAGGGACGGATACGAGGGGCCGCGCTCGACGTGCACGAGTCGGAACCATTCAG tTTTGCTCAAGGCCCATTGAAAGATGCTCCCAACCTGATCTGCACCCCACACACAGCCTGGTACAGCGAGCAGGCGTCCCTAGAGAtgagagaagctgctgccacCGAAATCCGGCGTGCGATCACAG GGCGCATCCCGGAGAGCCTAAGGAACTGCGTGAATAAGGAATTCTTTGTCACGACGGCCCCGTGGTCAGTAATAGACCAGCAGGCGATTCATCCCGAGCTCAATGGTGCCACGTACAG GTATCCCCCTGGAATGGTCAGTGTGGCACCAGGAGGAATCCCAGCAGCTATGGAGGGCATCATTCCTGGAGGCATCCCTGTCACCCACAACCTTCCCACAGTGGCACATCCTTCCCAAGCTCCATCGCCCAACCAGCCCACAAAACACGGGGACAACAGGGAACACCCCAACGAGCAATAg